TCGGCAGCCAAAGCTGCCTCTTATCCCATTAATGAAAAATAGCTGTTTACGCACCGGAAACAGCCAAAACAGCCATTGGAGTATCTGAAAAACTTGGGGCGACTCACCCACCAAGCAACCCTAAGGCCTCTGTGCGGATAAGTGTCAGTGTTTGGCGCACAAAGGCCAACTGCGCGGCGGCATCATCGATTTCCTGCTGTAAGCGCGAGGGTAGATCCTGCTCTGGTAGCGGGGTTTCGCTCATTTCGCGCCAGGGAATCCATGGGTTCGGGCCTTCGTTATCGAAGCGAAATGGTGGGGCGTAGTAATCCACTTCCTCTTCCAGCCCATAGGCACAGACTTGTGCCTGAGTGTCACCCAGGCAGAGAAGACGGGTGAGCAGGGCGCGAAACGGCAGATCCCCCTGGCCGGAGCGGCAGGCCAAGTGGCCGTTGCCGGCGCCCTCGGCCACGATGCGCGCGTCTTTGATGTGCACTTCGGTGACGTGGGCGGCCATGGTATTCAGCGCCGTCAGCGGGGCTTCATTGGCGTTGATCATGTTGGCAAAGTCGAACAGGATCGATAGTTGCGGCCAGTCACTATTGATTACCAGCGCCACCAGCTCGTGGCTGCTTAGGTCCTCGTGCTGTTCGATGGTGAACCGCAGGCCACTGTCACTATAGCGGGCTTTCATGTACTGGATGTCAGCTGCTACTTGCTGTAATACCTGTTGCAGATGGCCTTCATAACGCGGATAAAATCGCACCGAGCTGGCGCCGGTATGGCGTGCAATGTGCACAGCCTCGTCGATGGTTGCCGCGTCGGAGGCACTGGTTTCGATATGCAATGCCAGACCCAGTACGGCAGCCCGCGCCCCGAAAGCC
The nucleotide sequence above comes from Vogesella indigofera. Encoded proteins:
- a CDS encoding sugar phosphate isomerase/epimerase family protein, yielding MLTMANAARVVQRIDSIPLFLHAYAYHFNMRCGKILPTDLLDIAHRQQLAGVKIHVLDGEAAALRHASPAELQAFGARAAVLGLALHIETSASDAATIDEAVHIARHTGASSVRFYPRYEGHLQQVLQQVAADIQYMKARYSDSGLRFTIEQHEDLSSHELVALVINSDWPQLSILFDFANMINANEAPLTALNTMAAHVTEVHIKDARIVAEGAGNGHLACRSGQGDLPFRALLTRLLCLGDTQAQVCAYGLEEEVDYYAPPFRFDNEGPNPWIPWREMSETPLPEQDLPSRLQQEIDDAAAQLAFVRQTLTLIRTEALGLLGG